One genomic window of Paramormyrops kingsleyae isolate MSU_618 chromosome 22, PKINGS_0.4, whole genome shotgun sequence includes the following:
- the hmox2b gene encoding heme oxygenase 2 has translation MMPGENIEQSGKDSVVSNGALYEEREVDDVLSPEDLSEMLAAGTKESHDKAENAPFVKDFLRGRIRREIFKLGAVALYYTYTAMEEEIERNKDHPQFAPLYFPAELHRHQSLGRDLQYFYGEDWERSISCSPATERYVARIHEVGASEPELLVAHAYTRYMGDLSGGQVLRKVAQRALKLPPTGEGLNFYLFDAIHNAKTFKQLYRSRMNELDLDTATKERVVAEANRAFQFNLEVFAELEEVRKTLPDDSADEAIPAHGDMQGDISKCPYYAAKMAACGGTSYACQMGKALLRHPTGQVMLATWVAVVAGLVAWYFM, from the exons ATGATGCCTGGGGAAAACATAGAGCAGTCTGGGAAGGACTCAGTAGTGAGCAATGGGGCGCTGTACGAGGAGAGAGAGGTGGATGATGTTCTCAG CCCCGAGGACCTGTCGGAGATGTTGGCGGCGGGGACCAAGGAGTCCCATGACAAGGCGGAGAACGCTCCGTTTGTGAAGGACTTCCTCCGGGGGCGAATCCGCAGGGAGATCTTTAAG CTGGGGGCTGTGGCGCTGTACTACACCTATACGGCCATGGAGGAGGAGATAGAGCGGAATAAAGACCATCCCCAGTTTGCCCCGCTCTACTTCCCTGCTGAGCTGCACCGGCACCAGTCACTGGGCCGTGACCTCCAGTATTTTTATGGGGAAGACTGGGAGCGCAGCATAAGCTGCTCGCCGGCTACGGAGCGCTATGTGGCGCGCATCCACGAGGTGGGCGCCTCCGAACCGGAGCTGCTGGTGGCCCATGCCTACACGCGCTACATGGGCGACCTGTCTGGCGGTCAGGTCCTGCGCAAGGTGGCCCAGCGGGCGCTCAAACTCCCCCCCACGGGGGAGGGGCTCAACTTCTACCTGTTCGACGCCATCCACAACGCCAAGACCTTCAAGCAGCTGTACCGTAGCCGCATGAACGAGCTGGACCTGGACACGGCCACCAAGGAGAGGGTGGTGGCTGAGGCCAACCGGGCCTTCCAGTTCAACTTGGAG GTGTTTGCAGAGCTAGAGGAGGTGCGGAAAACTCTTCCAGACGATTCTGCTGATGAGGCCATCCCTGCCCATGGCGACATGCAAGGAGACATTAGCAAGTGCCCCTACTATGCAGCAAAAATGG CAGCCTGTGGAGGTACGAGCTACGCCTGTCAGATGGGCAAGGCGCTGCTAAGACACCCCACCGGCCAGGTCATGCTGGCTACCTGGGTGGCCGTCGTCGCCGGATTGGTCGCCTGGTACTTCATGTGA